GGCGCTCGAAAACGGAGGGCTTCCCGATTCCACATACCGCCTTTTCGGAGGGGCGCAGGCGCAGTAGGATTCCCGAAAAATTTTTGATTCTATATGCCGCAAAACGGAAAAATAGCATTCTGGTTTTCCGCGCCGCTTCTTGCGGCGCTGTTCTTCCATATGGTCTGCGAAAGCATGGTCGTGCCGATTCTCGCGCCGACTCTTGCCGAGCCGATTTCGCCCGCGCACGACATGCTTGCGGGCTATTCGCAGGGTGCGCACAAGTTTTTCTACGGGCTTGCGCTGGCAGTCTATCCGATTCTCGTGTTTCTCTGCGCCCCGATAATCGGCGCGGTGTCCGACACCGTCGGGCGTCGCCCCGTTCTCCTCGCCGCGCTTGTCGGGACTATTTTGGGCTGCGTGGGGCAGGGCTTGGGAATGGAGATTCTTTCGGTTTCGCTCTTCGTCGCGGGACGCGCCCTTGTGGGGGCTACGGCGGGCGTGGACGGCGTGATTCAGGCTGCGTTGCTCGACAAATGCGCGTCGGAAAAGCAGAAGAATTTTTACCTCGGCGCGTCGCTGCTTGCCATGAGCGTGGGCTTCATGGCGGGGCCCGCGTTCGCCGCGCTACTCGTAGACGAGAACGCGTCGGCGTTTGCGTGGAGCGCGCCGTTCTACGTCTTGGCGGTAATGTTTTTGTGGACTCTCGTTTTGATATGGCGGAAGATTCCGTCGGGCGGCGGACGCGCAAGCTTCGCGAAAATCAAATGGCTTGCGGGAATTGCCGACATCGCCGTGCTTTTCCGAATAAAACAGGCGCGGCACTTGGTCGCGATTTTCGTGCTGGCGGAAATCGCGGCGGGCTGCTATGTGGCGGTGACGCCGCTTGTGCTTGCGCAGACTTTCGGATTTTCGGTGCGCGAAATCGCGGTGTTCATGTCTTTGGAGGGCGTCTTTGCGAGCGTCGTGTACGCGCTAATCGGCCCGTTCATGCTTGCGCATCTTTCCAAGAATTTCATTCTGCGCTTTTCGATGTTCATGTGCGTGATTACATGCGGACTGCTGTTTTTCGGCGAAATAGGGGCGTTCATCTGGGCGGATTCGTTCTTCATGGCGATTGGGTTCTCTCTGGCGTACTACATAATTTTGTCGATGTTCTCCGACACTTCCGACGAGCGCAGGCGCGGCTGGATTCTGAGCGTGCTGTCGTCGCTCTGGGGGCTGACGATGGGCATGGGGCTTATGCTGTGCGGGGTTCTTGTGGGATTTTCGAACGCGCTGTGTCTGCTTGTCTGCGTGGCGCTGGGCGTGGCGGCGTTCCTCATGAGCCTCGCGAAAATCGGGCGGTTCAGGATTCCGTCCGACTCGATACCCGAATGATTTTTTGCCGATAAAAAATCCGCGCGGGGCGCAAAAAAAGATTTCAATTCGGATTCCGAAAATGTAATATCCGCGGCATGACGACAATTTTGGGATTGCTTGTATTGGGCACGGCGCTCGTGTTTCTCGAAACGGTGCTTGTGGGCGGCGTTTGGGCGGTCGCGGGCGTCGCGTGCTACGGCGGCGCGGTTTGGGCTGCAAACGCGGAGTTCGGCGCGGGGGCTGCGCTCGCGGCGGTCGCGCTTTCCGCGCTGGGTTGCGTTGCTGCGTTTCTTGTGTGGCTTTACGTCATTCCCAAGACGGCGGCGGGGCGCAAACTGTATCTGAACTCCAAGCAGGACGGGCGCGCGCCGTCGCCCGATTTCGCAAGGCTTGTCGGCAAAAAGGCGAGGGCGTTGACGCCGCTCGCGCCGACGGGAAAGGTGGAAATCGACGGGCTTCCATACGACGCCCGCTGCGAGACGGCGGTCGCGGCGGCGGGCGAAGAGCTCGTGGTTTCGCGAGCGACTCCGTTCGAATTGATAGTGGTTAAAATTTAGCAAAATACAACAAATGAACATAATAACAGTATCGACAGTAGTTGCGGGGATTATCGCGGTAATTGCGCTAATCGTCGTTATCTCGTTTATCAACACTTGGCTGAAAGCCATGCTTGCGGGCGCGCCGGTGAGCATTCTCACGCTGATTGCAATGCGCCTGCGCGGCGTCCCGTACGGAATGATTGTGGACTCGCGCATCATGGCGGTCAAGGCGGGC
The Opitutia bacterium KCR 482 genome window above contains:
- a CDS encoding MFS transporter, with amino-acid sequence MPQNGKIAFWFSAPLLAALFFHMVCESMVVPILAPTLAEPISPAHDMLAGYSQGAHKFFYGLALAVYPILVFLCAPIIGAVSDTVGRRPVLLAALVGTILGCVGQGLGMEILSVSLFVAGRALVGATAGVDGVIQAALLDKCASEKQKNFYLGASLLAMSVGFMAGPAFAALLVDENASAFAWSAPFYVLAVMFLWTLVLIWRKIPSGGGRASFAKIKWLAGIADIAVLFRIKQARHLVAIFVLAEIAAGCYVAVTPLVLAQTFGFSVREIAVFMSLEGVFASVVYALIGPFMLAHLSKNFILRFSMFMCVITCGLLFFGEIGAFIWADSFFMAIGFSLAYYIILSMFSDTSDERRRGWILSVLSSLWGLTMGMGLMLCGVLVGFSNALCLLVCVALGVAAFLMSLAKIGRFRIPSDSIPE
- a CDS encoding NfeD family protein produces the protein MTTILGLLVLGTALVFLETVLVGGVWAVAGVACYGGAVWAANAEFGAGAALAAVALSALGCVAAFLVWLYVIPKTAAGRKLYLNSKQDGRAPSPDFARLVGKKARALTPLAPTGKVEIDGLPYDARCETAVAAAGEELVVSRATPFELIVVKI